Proteins from a genomic interval of Corallococcus macrosporus:
- the xerD gene encoding site-specific tyrosine recombinase XerD has translation MEGLLDAFIAFIRAERGLSGKTVDAYAADLTVYFADLRSRGREDVARVTQEDVLAHLVTLGKQGLGRRSQARHLAAIRVFHRFLVAERMADKDPTEDVDTPRSPRKLPVFLTLEEVEQLLAAPDERTVTGLRDKAMLEVLYATGLRVTELCTLELNNVQLTSGYLVTRGKGSKERIVPLGRVAIEKVQAYLSLSRPELLGKRQADALFVTPRGEGFTRQGFWKLLKRYALKAGILKPLSPHKLRHSFATHLVERGADLRAVQQMLGHADLATTQIYTHVNSARLRKVYDEFHPRSDAFKPKPTARKRPPTPG, from the coding sequence ATGGAAGGACTGCTCGACGCGTTCATCGCCTTCATCCGCGCGGAGCGGGGGCTGTCCGGCAAGACGGTGGACGCCTACGCGGCGGACCTCACCGTGTACTTCGCGGACCTGCGCTCGCGCGGACGGGAGGACGTGGCGCGCGTCACCCAGGAGGACGTGCTCGCGCACCTGGTGACGCTGGGCAAGCAGGGCCTGGGGCGCCGCAGCCAGGCGCGGCACCTGGCCGCCATCCGCGTCTTCCACCGCTTCCTCGTCGCGGAGCGGATGGCGGACAAGGACCCCACGGAGGACGTGGACACGCCCAGGTCGCCCCGCAAGCTGCCCGTGTTCCTCACGCTGGAGGAGGTGGAGCAGCTGCTCGCCGCGCCCGACGAGCGCACCGTCACGGGCCTGCGCGACAAGGCCATGCTGGAGGTGCTCTACGCCACCGGCCTGCGCGTGACGGAGCTGTGCACGCTGGAGCTCAACAACGTCCAGCTGACGTCCGGCTACCTCGTCACCCGGGGCAAGGGCTCCAAGGAGCGCATCGTCCCGCTGGGGCGCGTGGCCATCGAGAAGGTCCAGGCGTACCTGTCCCTGTCGCGGCCGGAGCTGCTGGGCAAGCGTCAGGCGGACGCGCTCTTCGTCACGCCGCGCGGCGAGGGCTTCACGCGGCAGGGCTTCTGGAAGCTGCTCAAGCGCTACGCGCTGAAGGCCGGCATCCTGAAGCCGCTGTCGCCGCACAAGCTGCGGCACTCGTTCGCCACGCACCTGGTGGAGCGCGGCGCGGACCTGCGCGCGGTGCAGCAGATGCTGGGCCACGCGGACCTGGCGACGACGCAGATCTACACGCACGTCAACAGCGCGCGGCTGCGCAAGGTGTACGACGAGTTCCACCCGCGCAGCGACGCGTTCAAGCCGAAGCCCACCGCGCGCAAGCGCCCGCCCACGCCGGGGTGA
- a CDS encoding glutathione S-transferase family protein, whose protein sequence is MNVNALPPLTLLELADPGLPGLESYSPFCLKAHRALRYAGLPYARSCADNPASHRAHNPTGQVPVLLVGAEAVPDSTAILARIQQLAPGRIDASPEALLWEELADTSLNGFLVASRWADDRNWPRTRAAFFHFMPAPVRALVPTLIRRKQVERLVARDVWRAGPEACWRRFGALLDQLDARAPEQGYWLSGALSVADLALFAQLHSLRTPLTPWQGAEVDRRERLSAWLGRVDAATRTASVPLRAAS, encoded by the coding sequence ATGAACGTCAACGCCCTGCCTCCCCTGACCCTGCTGGAACTCGCCGACCCGGGCCTGCCCGGGCTGGAGAGCTACTCTCCCTTCTGCCTCAAGGCCCACCGCGCCCTGAGGTACGCGGGGCTGCCGTACGCGCGCAGCTGCGCGGACAACCCGGCCTCGCACCGCGCGCACAACCCCACCGGCCAGGTGCCGGTGTTGCTGGTGGGGGCGGAGGCGGTGCCGGACTCCACGGCCATCCTCGCGCGCATCCAGCAGTTGGCGCCGGGCCGCATCGACGCCTCGCCGGAGGCGCTGCTCTGGGAGGAGCTGGCGGACACGTCCCTCAACGGCTTCCTGGTCGCATCTCGCTGGGCGGATGACCGCAACTGGCCCCGGACCCGCGCCGCGTTCTTCCACTTCATGCCGGCGCCGGTGCGCGCGCTGGTGCCGACGCTGATCCGCCGTAAGCAGGTGGAGCGGCTGGTGGCGCGAGACGTCTGGCGCGCGGGTCCGGAGGCCTGCTGGCGCCGGTTCGGGGCGCTGCTGGACCAACTGGACGCGCGAGCCCCGGAGCAGGGCTACTGGTTGTCCGGAGCGCTGAGCGTGGCGGACCTGGCCCTGTTCGCGCAGCTGCACAGCCTGCGTACGCCGCTCACGCCCTGGCAGGGCGCGGAGGTGGACCGGCGCGAGCGGTTGAGCGCATGGCTGGGACGGGTGGACGCGGCGACCCGCACCGCGAGCGTGCCCCTGCGCGCCGCGAGCTGA